The following are encoded in a window of Microbacterium sp. LWO13-1.2 genomic DNA:
- a CDS encoding cytosine permease: protein MTQIHPVGADAVDTATHPETRGIELIDDAERHGRARDLFLIWAAPSVSILNLTIGASLILLGLEIWQAIAVIVAASLLWVLPGIIAGSGPAAGTSGSVVTRAMYGVLGNRLFVAVVGWFIGAVFLSLTWLASSFMGADLLRRAGMDDPTWVPIGVTVVVAAITILVAIFGHGLILRAYPYMAAALFVIFLAVAAFILPTVDWAYAAPEPLSGPALWSAISIGFTILASTPLSFMNSPDIARYLPRDTKPSHITAATALGGAIPFIVFTTVGVLLATGLSVAAFETGIDVALLDLLPEWLGPVLVIGVIINTIALNAMTAYTSSMALQAIGFRLRRIPAAIIVGVVGTALTIYLVLSSNLVEAANLMLQFLVVVSGPAMAIFVVDVILRRYDYDGVDLFHDRPGAQFWYSAGWSIPGITALIVGGIATALCLSTSVWSGPVAEITGYIDLSVPVGMLVAAVLYAGLLRTPLGKDGRP, encoded by the coding sequence ATGACCCAGATCCACCCCGTCGGTGCCGACGCCGTCGACACGGCAACCCATCCGGAGACGCGCGGCATCGAGCTGATCGATGATGCCGAACGCCACGGCAGAGCGCGCGACCTGTTCCTCATCTGGGCGGCTCCGAGCGTCAGCATCCTGAATCTCACGATCGGTGCGTCGCTGATCCTGCTGGGCCTCGAGATCTGGCAGGCGATCGCCGTGATCGTCGCGGCGTCGCTGCTCTGGGTGCTGCCAGGGATCATCGCCGGCAGCGGACCGGCAGCTGGAACCTCCGGCTCGGTCGTGACGCGAGCGATGTACGGAGTCCTCGGCAACCGGCTCTTCGTCGCCGTGGTCGGCTGGTTCATCGGCGCGGTCTTCCTTTCGCTGACCTGGCTCGCATCCTCGTTCATGGGCGCCGACCTGCTGCGGCGCGCCGGCATGGACGACCCGACCTGGGTTCCGATCGGCGTCACGGTCGTCGTCGCCGCGATCACGATCCTCGTCGCGATCTTCGGTCACGGGCTGATCCTGCGTGCCTACCCCTACATGGCCGCCGCCCTGTTCGTGATCTTCCTCGCCGTCGCCGCCTTCATCCTCCCGACCGTCGACTGGGCGTACGCCGCCCCCGAGCCCTTGAGCGGACCCGCCCTCTGGTCGGCGATCTCGATCGGCTTCACGATCCTCGCCTCGACCCCCTTGTCATTCATGAACAGCCCCGACATCGCCCGCTACCTCCCGCGCGACACGAAGCCCTCGCACATCACCGCCGCGACCGCCCTCGGGGGCGCCATCCCCTTCATCGTCTTCACTACCGTCGGCGTGCTGCTGGCGACAGGGCTGAGCGTCGCCGCGTTCGAGACCGGCATCGACGTCGCCCTCCTGGATCTGCTGCCCGAATGGCTCGGTCCGGTGCTCGTCATCGGCGTCATCATCAACACGATCGCCCTCAACGCCATGACGGCCTACACGTCGAGCATGGCCCTCCAGGCGATCGGCTTCCGCCTGCGCCGCATCCCGGCAGCGATCATCGTCGGCGTCGTCGGCACCGCACTGACGATCTACCTCGTGCTGTCGTCGAACCTCGTGGAAGCCGCGAACCTCATGCTGCAGTTCCTCGTCGTCGTGTCGGGGCCGGCAATGGCGATCTTCGTCGTCGACGTCATCCTGCGCCGCTACGACTACGACGGCGTCGACCTCTTCCACGACAGGCCCGGCGCCCAGTTCTGGTACTCGGCGGGATGGAGCATCCCCGGCATAACCGCGCTCATCGTCGGCGGAATCGCGACCGCGCTGTGCCTGTCGACGAGCGTCTGGAGCGGTCCGGTCGCCGAGATCACCGGGTACATCGATCTCTCCGTGCCCGTCGGCATGCTCGTCGCCGCAGTCCTCTACGCCGGCCTGCTGCGCACACCTCTCGGAAAGGACGGTCGACCGTGA
- a CDS encoding DUF222 domain-containing protein: MVSFTPDDVEQRQVLLDSWVQTRREIAALEARAAGLLHERLSVLDADVRESPFHRDAIHRSMIAEYSAAGRVSTGSVEYAFTDTRDLHGWLPVARAAFEGGEITAAHVREIVRAGGIVREAVIEGRVDAETLSLFDTAATVAATGDNPARTRALVRQIAAALAGETLVDRHTRAKSERTVTMRPAGDGLALLMVVLPEYLATAIVDRLTRLAHEIIAARDDQEPALDPDLLDDGPDPIYESDIDPSADFGPRADIDFNSRAGAGSSAVSDFDSSARADSRAGEDSRAGEDSRAGEDSRAGEDSGAFDSGADAVASAIFGESDTFTTDPHPDLTADLIDPLTDPAHSLDIEHYPADTRGIDEIRADLLTDLLLASDPTAAHGTGLDNITARIQVTVAATTIADADDRPAELDGHGPLHPDAARALAGGSSIWTRLFTDPTGMITETDTYTPTASMRRHLRARDQHCRFPGCRMPVHRCEIDHNHDHAKGGKTALCNLAHFCTGHHVLKHPDVDERHRWNARLHPDGSIRWTSPLGNTYVDSAPRRVMFV; encoded by the coding sequence ATGGTCAGTTTCACTCCGGATGACGTCGAGCAGCGTCAGGTGCTGCTCGACTCCTGGGTGCAGACGAGGCGTGAAATCGCCGCGCTCGAAGCGCGAGCGGCGGGGCTGCTGCACGAGCGGCTGTCGGTGCTGGATGCGGATGTGCGTGAGTCTCCGTTCCACCGCGATGCGATCCACCGGTCGATGATCGCGGAGTACTCCGCCGCCGGACGCGTGTCCACGGGCAGCGTCGAGTACGCCTTCACCGACACCCGTGATCTACACGGCTGGTTGCCTGTCGCGCGTGCCGCGTTCGAGGGTGGGGAGATCACGGCGGCGCACGTGCGAGAGATCGTCCGCGCCGGCGGCATCGTCCGCGAGGCTGTCATCGAGGGGCGGGTGGATGCTGAGACCCTCAGCCTCTTCGACACCGCTGCGACCGTCGCCGCCACCGGAGACAACCCCGCCCGCACCCGGGCACTGGTTCGCCAGATCGCAGCCGCCCTCGCCGGAGAGACTCTCGTCGACCGGCACACCCGAGCGAAGAGCGAACGCACCGTGACGATGCGTCCGGCCGGCGACGGCCTCGCACTGCTGATGGTCGTGCTCCCGGAATACCTGGCTACCGCGATCGTCGACCGTCTCACCAGGCTCGCGCATGAGATCATCGCTGCCCGCGACGACCAGGAACCCGCTCTCGATCCCGATCTCCTCGACGACGGCCCCGACCCGATTTACGAAAGCGACATCGACCCCAGCGCCGACTTCGGCCCTCGCGCCGACATCGACTTCAACTCCCGCGCCGGTGCAGGCTCGAGCGCCGTCTCCGACTTCGACTCCAGCGCCCGTGCAGACTCCCGCGCCGGTGAAGACTCCCGTGCCGGTGAAGACTCCCGTGCCGGTGAAGACTCCCGTGCCGGTGAAGACTCCGGCGCCTTCGACTCTGGCGCAGACGCCGTCGCCAGCGCGATCTTCGGTGAGTCCGACACCTTCACCACTGATCCGCACCCCGATCTCACCGCCGACTTGATCGATCCGCTCACGGATCCCGCCCACAGCCTCGACATCGAGCACTACCCGGCCGATACTCGTGGGATCGACGAGATCCGCGCCGATCTGCTCACCGATCTGCTCCTGGCCTCCGACCCGACCGCCGCTCATGGCACCGGACTCGACAACATCACCGCCCGGATCCAGGTCACCGTCGCCGCGACCACCATCGCCGATGCCGATGACCGCCCCGCAGAACTCGACGGGCACGGGCCGCTCCATCCCGATGCCGCGCGGGCCCTCGCCGGGGGTTCGAGCATCTGGACGCGGCTGTTCACCGACCCCACCGGCATGATCACCGAAACCGATACGTACACTCCGACCGCGAGCATGCGACGACATCTCCGAGCCCGAGATCAGCATTGCCGATTCCCCGGATGCCGCATGCCTGTCCACCGGTGCGAGATCGATCACAATCACGACCATGCCAAAGGCGGCAAGACCGCGCTCTGCAACCTCGCACACTTCTGCACCGGGCACCACGTCCTCAAACATCCCGACGTCGATGAGCGACACCGCTGGAACGCCCGCCTTCATCCTGACGGCAGCATCCGATGGACCAGCCCGCTGGGCAACACCTACGTCGACTCTGCACCCCGGCGCGTCATGTTCGTCTGA
- a CDS encoding RNA-binding S4 domain-containing protein, protein MNAARVDSWLWAIRVYKTRSAATTACRAGHVRVNGEKVKAAQQVRIGDELRIRIAGFDRILVVRQLLVKRVGAPVAVAAYEDRTPEREPQAALGLRDRGAGRPTKRERRDIDRLRGREDFTD, encoded by the coding sequence ATGAACGCCGCACGTGTCGACAGCTGGCTCTGGGCCATTCGCGTCTACAAGACCCGTTCCGCAGCGACGACTGCATGCCGCGCCGGGCATGTACGCGTGAACGGCGAGAAGGTGAAGGCCGCGCAGCAGGTGCGCATCGGAGACGAGCTGCGCATCAGGATCGCTGGATTCGACCGGATCCTGGTGGTTCGTCAGCTGCTGGTGAAGCGTGTCGGCGCACCCGTCGCCGTTGCGGCATATGAAGACCGGACGCCGGAACGCGAACCTCAGGCCGCCCTCGGTCTCCGCGATCGTGGAGCCGGTCGACCCACGAAGCGCGAGCGACGGGACATCGATCGCCTGCGAGGGCGCGAAGACTTCACGGACTGA
- a CDS encoding HAMP domain-containing sensor histidine kinase, with protein MPSQTTTEPQTRRYRATVRTRLALTYSALLTGAGLVMLTIVYLVMRFVPTYALVPSDSFPAEPSDPGIATPLPESSEGTTAASTTPASEILITSTEQMLNLLLIVSIAVLIVLAAVGIAVGWAVAGRMLKPLQYINGAARKAAHGDLAQRIRLEGPRDEISELAMNFDDMLAQLERSFAASKRFASNASHELLTPLATTRAMLDVAVAQRDDATERALFARLRAMNERSIETAEALLGLAQIEASTVAGERIDLARVVAEVAEFCTDEAAEAGVTVTLDLQPAHFDGEPVLARQLVSNLVENGIRHNAAFDGFLTIITRTAADGSALIEVKNSGEILEADAVTALAEPFTRAAGRRSTTSAKGHGLGLSIVSAIVTRFHGILKLAARPGGGLRVVVTFPSAG; from the coding sequence ATGCCATCACAGACCACGACTGAGCCCCAGACCCGGCGCTACCGCGCCACCGTCCGCACGCGACTGGCGCTGACCTATTCCGCCCTGCTGACCGGTGCCGGACTCGTTATGCTCACGATCGTCTACTTGGTCATGCGCTTCGTGCCCACATACGCCCTCGTGCCGTCCGATTCCTTCCCGGCCGAGCCCTCGGATCCGGGCATCGCGACGCCGCTGCCCGAGTCGTCCGAGGGCACGACGGCGGCATCGACCACTCCGGCCTCCGAGATCCTGATCACCTCGACCGAGCAGATGCTCAACCTGCTGCTGATCGTCTCCATTGCCGTGCTCATCGTGCTCGCCGCCGTGGGCATCGCCGTCGGCTGGGCCGTCGCCGGGCGGATGCTGAAGCCGCTGCAGTACATCAACGGCGCTGCCCGCAAGGCCGCGCATGGCGACCTCGCGCAGCGGATCCGGCTCGAGGGGCCGCGGGACGAGATCTCCGAGCTGGCGATGAACTTCGACGATATGCTCGCGCAGCTCGAGCGCTCCTTCGCCGCCTCGAAGCGGTTCGCCTCGAACGCATCGCACGAACTGCTCACCCCGCTGGCCACTACTCGGGCGATGCTCGATGTCGCGGTCGCCCAACGCGACGATGCAACCGAGCGCGCTCTGTTCGCTCGGCTGCGAGCGATGAACGAGCGCAGCATCGAGACGGCCGAAGCCCTGCTCGGCCTGGCGCAGATCGAAGCATCGACAGTCGCCGGCGAGCGCATCGACCTGGCCAGGGTTGTGGCCGAGGTCGCGGAGTTCTGCACCGACGAAGCGGCCGAGGCCGGCGTCACGGTGACGCTCGATCTGCAGCCTGCGCACTTCGACGGTGAGCCGGTGCTGGCGCGACAGCTCGTCAGCAACCTCGTGGAGAACGGGATCCGGCACAACGCCGCATTCGACGGCTTCCTCACGATCATCACGCGCACGGCCGCGGACGGGTCCGCGCTGATCGAGGTCAAGAACAGCGGCGAGATCCTGGAAGCGGATGCCGTCACCGCGCTCGCGGAGCCGTTCACGCGCGCCGCCGGTCGCCGGTCTACGACGTCGGCGAAGGGGCATGGTCTCGGGCTGTCGATCGTGTCGGCGATCGTCACCCGCTTCCACGGCATCCTCAAGCTGGCCGCCCGCCCGGGCGGAGGTCTGCGCGTCGTGGTGACCTTCCCGTCCGCGGGATAG
- a CDS encoding peptidoglycan-binding protein, with translation MSTDTTPTTARPRRKRALLLTGLGVLVVAAIVAAVVLVQRPFSAQPKDDKGSVETATVTRGELTEQLRAQGTLGFSSLRDIGTTLSGIVTGVPAGGTVITAGQELFRINDSPVILLHGNLPVWRAFSEEMTNGADVLQLETNLAALGFFGRTPDAQFTWHTIDAIKKWQKSLGLEQTGMIEDGRIIFSPTDVRIQSTKAAVGAGASAAIVSVTGTSKQVLVYIDTADQAIAPVSKSVTVVLPGGVETTGTIATVGAPVERDGANGKAVKIPVTLTLDDPAVAADLDNVTVSIVLTQSKGTDLLLVPVTALLAQPGGGFAVEVTTGKSGKTKLVPVELGAFASGLVAVTGGGLAEGDKVVVAK, from the coding sequence ATGAGCACGGACACCACACCGACCACCGCGCGTCCTCGGCGCAAGCGCGCGCTGCTGCTAACTGGCCTCGGCGTGCTCGTCGTCGCGGCGATCGTCGCTGCCGTCGTGCTCGTCCAGCGACCGTTCTCGGCGCAACCCAAGGATGACAAGGGCTCGGTGGAAACCGCCACCGTCACCCGCGGCGAGCTGACCGAACAGCTGCGCGCGCAGGGCACACTCGGATTCTCCTCGCTCCGCGACATCGGCACGACCCTGTCGGGCATCGTGACCGGGGTTCCGGCCGGCGGCACCGTCATCACGGCCGGACAGGAGCTCTTCCGGATCAACGACTCCCCCGTCATTCTGCTGCACGGAAACCTTCCCGTTTGGCGCGCGTTTAGCGAGGAGATGACCAACGGTGCGGACGTCCTGCAGCTCGAGACGAACCTCGCCGCGCTGGGCTTCTTCGGTCGCACCCCGGACGCGCAGTTCACGTGGCACACCATCGACGCGATCAAGAAGTGGCAGAAGTCGCTCGGCCTGGAGCAGACCGGGATGATCGAGGACGGCCGGATCATCTTCTCCCCCACCGATGTGCGCATCCAGTCCACGAAAGCCGCCGTCGGCGCCGGCGCGAGCGCGGCCATCGTCTCGGTCACCGGCACCTCCAAGCAGGTCCTGGTGTACATCGACACCGCTGACCAGGCCATCGCCCCGGTGAGCAAGAGCGTGACTGTCGTGCTCCCCGGCGGAGTGGAGACGACCGGCACCATCGCCACGGTCGGTGCGCCGGTCGAGCGCGACGGCGCCAATGGGAAGGCAGTGAAGATCCCGGTGACGCTGACCCTCGATGACCCGGCCGTCGCCGCGGACCTCGACAACGTGACCGTGAGCATCGTGCTCACGCAGAGCAAGGGCACCGATCTGCTCCTCGTTCCCGTCACGGCCCTGCTGGCTCAGCCGGGCGGCGGATTCGCCGTCGAGGTGACTACCGGAAAGTCGGGCAAGACGAAGCTCGTGCCCGTCGAGCTCGGCGCCTTCGCCAGCGGCCTGGTGGCCGTCACAGGCGGGGGCCTCGCCGAGGGCGACAAGGTCGTGGTGGCCAAGTGA
- a CDS encoding ABC transporter ATP-binding protein has protein sequence MSTPIVQLRGVTRSYGSPPTVALNGVDLTIEEGEMLAIVGPSGSGKSTMLNIIGSLDRASAGSTEIAGNDVMRMSDNELSALRAFAIGFVFQQFHLSDGVTALDNVATGLLYTGMPPRERRRRAAIALERVGLGDRLHHHPRQLSGGERQRVAIARAVVGEPKLLLADEPTGSLDTKSGAGVMQILGELHDAGTTVVVITHDQGVAAGMPRRVHISDGEIVSDEREVAE, from the coding sequence GTGAGTACCCCGATCGTGCAGCTGCGCGGCGTGACGCGCAGCTACGGCTCCCCACCCACCGTGGCCCTCAACGGTGTCGACCTGACGATCGAGGAGGGTGAGATGCTCGCGATCGTCGGGCCCAGTGGTTCGGGCAAGTCCACGATGCTCAACATCATCGGGTCACTCGACCGCGCCTCCGCCGGCAGCACCGAGATCGCCGGCAACGACGTCATGCGCATGAGCGATAATGAGCTCTCCGCGCTGCGCGCCTTCGCCATCGGGTTCGTCTTCCAGCAGTTCCATCTGTCGGACGGCGTCACCGCGCTCGACAACGTCGCGACCGGCCTTCTCTACACCGGCATGCCTCCCCGCGAGCGCCGTCGGCGGGCGGCGATCGCCCTCGAACGCGTCGGTCTGGGCGACCGGCTGCACCACCACCCGCGCCAGCTGTCCGGCGGCGAGCGCCAGCGGGTAGCCATTGCCCGCGCGGTGGTGGGTGAGCCGAAGCTGCTCCTCGCCGACGAGCCGACGGGCAGCCTCGACACCAAGTCCGGGGCGGGCGTGATGCAGATACTCGGCGAGCTGCACGACGCGGGCACCACGGTCGTGGTCATCACGCACGATCAGGGCGTCGCGGCGGGAATGCCCCGGCGGGTCCACATCAGTGACGGCGAGATCGTGTCCGACGAGCGGGAGGTGGCGGAATGA
- a CDS encoding TetR/AcrR family transcriptional regulator: protein MGGVTSSTSSSTAPPRTRKPPEERREDILACAASIAIEEGLERITLRAVAARLGVRPGLITHYFPVAEDLVVAAFARAAVLEREQFFTSDGTPLQRLAHFVDHIEQRRSLPLAKLWLNARHLARFSPTLDVELEVQDALDRERLTAMIVDGIASGDFGAVDAEAACIRILIAVDGGGSYVNASRQIEHPAHTRVVADVAEWALGMKKGTLRAAIDAGA, encoded by the coding sequence ATGGGTGGGGTGACGTCAAGCACTTCTTCGAGCACTGCTCCCCCGCGAACTCGCAAGCCTCCGGAAGAGAGGCGGGAGGACATCCTCGCGTGCGCCGCGTCGATCGCGATCGAAGAGGGACTCGAGCGCATCACGCTCCGGGCGGTCGCAGCCCGACTGGGTGTGCGGCCAGGGCTGATCACGCACTATTTCCCCGTCGCAGAAGATCTGGTGGTCGCGGCCTTCGCCCGCGCCGCGGTGCTCGAGCGCGAGCAGTTCTTCACCTCAGACGGCACCCCCTTGCAGAGGCTCGCCCACTTCGTGGACCACATCGAGCAGCGCCGCTCGCTTCCGTTGGCGAAGCTCTGGCTGAACGCACGGCATCTGGCGCGGTTCAGTCCGACGCTCGATGTCGAGTTGGAGGTGCAGGACGCCCTCGACCGGGAGCGTCTGACGGCCATGATCGTGGACGGCATAGCCTCCGGCGACTTCGGAGCGGTGGATGCTGAAGCGGCGTGCATCCGGATCCTGATCGCGGTAGATGGCGGTGGGTCCTATGTGAACGCCTCCCGGCAGATCGAGCATCCGGCGCATACGCGAGTCGTGGCGGATGTTGCGGAATGGGCGCTAGGGATGAAGAAGGGGACATTGCGGGCGGCTATTGACGCGGGGGCGTGA
- a CDS encoding ABC transporter permease has protein sequence MSLYRRSRLRPADLFALGFHGLRARPLRAVLSSLGIAIGIAAMIAVIGISTSSQALIKEKLAALGTNLLTVTGGTDMLGAPAPLPEDAVAQVRRIPGVLNASSTSTLDKVNIYRNAEIERSRTGGMTVAAADLDLLAATGTTMLTGVWLNEATAQFPTVVLGRAAAERLGIQNAGSLVWLGERQFTVVGILDSSPLVPELDSVAFIGEPIARQAFGYKGNPTMIYERSEEDRVAEVRTLLPPTISPQSPSEVKVSRPSDALAAKNTVDQAFTGLLIGVGSIALLVGGIGVANTMVISVLERRREIGLRRSLGATKRHVREQFLFEAILLSAYGGIAGVALGWIITAVAAKANGWVVAIPPEVLVIGVAVTVAVGAVAGLLPAVRAARTSPTTALNA, from the coding sequence ATGAGCCTCTACCGGCGTTCCCGCCTGCGCCCCGCCGACCTGTTCGCCCTCGGGTTCCACGGGCTGCGGGCCCGGCCGCTCCGGGCGGTGCTGTCCTCGCTCGGCATCGCCATCGGTATCGCAGCGATGATCGCGGTCATCGGCATCTCGACCTCCAGCCAGGCGCTGATCAAGGAAAAGCTGGCCGCGCTGGGCACCAACCTGCTCACGGTGACCGGGGGCACCGACATGCTCGGTGCGCCGGCGCCTCTGCCCGAGGATGCCGTCGCCCAGGTCAGACGGATCCCCGGTGTACTCAACGCGAGCTCGACGAGCACGCTGGACAAGGTCAACATCTACCGCAACGCGGAGATCGAGCGTTCGCGCACCGGCGGGATGACCGTCGCGGCGGCGGATCTGGACCTCCTGGCGGCGACCGGCACCACGATGCTCACCGGCGTGTGGCTCAACGAAGCCACGGCGCAGTTCCCGACCGTCGTGCTGGGGCGCGCCGCTGCCGAAAGACTCGGCATCCAGAATGCGGGTTCGCTCGTCTGGCTCGGTGAGCGTCAGTTCACCGTGGTCGGCATCCTCGACTCGTCGCCGCTGGTGCCCGAGCTCGACTCGGTCGCCTTCATCGGCGAGCCGATCGCCCGCCAGGCGTTCGGCTACAAGGGCAATCCCACGATGATCTACGAGCGGTCCGAGGAGGACCGCGTGGCGGAGGTGCGCACGCTCCTGCCACCCACGATCAGCCCGCAGTCCCCGAGTGAGGTGAAGGTCAGCCGCCCCTCGGACGCCCTCGCGGCCAAGAACACCGTCGACCAGGCGTTCACGGGGCTCCTCATCGGCGTCGGTTCAATCGCGCTGCTGGTCGGCGGCATCGGAGTGGCCAACACCATGGTCATCTCGGTGCTCGAGCGTCGCCGCGAGATCGGCCTGCGCCGGTCGCTGGGCGCGACCAAGCGCCATGTCCGCGAGCAGTTCCTCTTCGAGGCGATACTGCTTTCGGCATATGGCGGGATCGCCGGTGTCGCTCTCGGCTGGATCATCACGGCGGTCGCCGCCAAGGCGAACGGATGGGTCGTCGCGATCCCGCCCGAAGTGCTGGTCATCGGAGTCGCGGTCACGGTGGCCGTCGGGGCCGTCGCCGGGCTACTGCCGGCGGTGCGCGCCGCGCGCACGTCCCCGACGACAGCGCTCAACGCATAG
- a CDS encoding GNAT family N-acetyltransferase, with the protein MVTITTEVATTARWDDVQHALTGGGDGASCQCIWPVLSNKDWNETTTPQRTEMLREEIASGPPPGIIAYVDGEAAGWIRIGPRTRQARIPRTRIIAAASTEPFDDDTVWAVTCFVVRREHRGSGLNLELLRAAVEFARESGARVIEGYPVVTGGEKQPSNDLFHGTLGTFVEAGFTEKTELKPGRALVTLEY; encoded by the coding sequence ATGGTGACGATCACGACAGAGGTGGCGACGACCGCGCGGTGGGACGACGTTCAGCATGCCCTCACCGGCGGCGGCGACGGCGCTAGTTGCCAGTGCATCTGGCCGGTCCTCAGCAACAAGGACTGGAATGAGACGACGACACCGCAGAGGACGGAGATGCTCCGGGAGGAGATCGCCAGCGGTCCCCCACCCGGAATCATCGCCTACGTCGACGGAGAGGCCGCCGGCTGGATCCGCATCGGTCCGCGCACGCGGCAGGCGCGCATCCCTCGCACGCGCATCATCGCCGCGGCGAGCACTGAGCCCTTCGACGACGACACCGTATGGGCGGTCACCTGCTTCGTCGTTCGGCGCGAACACCGTGGCAGCGGCCTCAATCTCGAGTTGCTCCGGGCTGCCGTCGAGTTCGCGCGCGAATCCGGCGCTCGTGTGATCGAGGGGTACCCCGTCGTCACCGGCGGTGAGAAACAACCATCCAACGACCTTTTCCACGGAACGCTGGGAACGTTCGTCGAAGCCGGATTCACAGAGAAGACCGAACTCAAGCCGGGCCGAGCTCTGGTCACGCTCGAATACTGA
- a CDS encoding response regulator transcription factor, protein MRVLIVEDEEFLADAIRTRLEMESIAADIVGDGHAALAAVEFNDYDVVLLDRDIPGVHGDDVCRALAADPSSPVVLMLTAAGALDDRVGGLELGADDYLAKPFEFPELIARLRALNRRAFTALPPVLEKRGVRLDPFRREVTRDGRFVQLTRKEFSVLELLLRADGGVVSAETILEKAWDENANPFTATVKVTISNLRRKLGEHSIITTVPGVGYAITDHD, encoded by the coding sequence ATGCGCGTGCTGATCGTGGAGGACGAAGAGTTCCTCGCCGACGCCATCCGCACCCGGTTGGAGATGGAGTCGATCGCGGCGGACATCGTGGGGGATGGGCATGCCGCGCTCGCCGCAGTGGAGTTCAACGACTACGACGTGGTGCTCCTGGACCGCGACATCCCGGGTGTGCATGGCGACGATGTCTGTCGCGCTCTGGCCGCCGACCCGAGCAGTCCCGTCGTTCTCATGCTGACCGCGGCGGGCGCGCTCGATGATCGTGTGGGCGGGCTCGAGCTCGGCGCCGACGACTATCTAGCCAAGCCGTTCGAGTTCCCTGAGCTGATCGCCCGGCTGCGCGCGCTGAACCGTCGCGCGTTCACCGCGCTCCCGCCCGTGCTGGAGAAGCGCGGCGTGCGTCTAGACCCCTTCCGCCGCGAGGTCACCCGCGACGGCCGGTTCGTGCAGCTCACCCGCAAGGAGTTCTCCGTGCTCGAGCTGCTCCTGCGCGCCGACGGCGGCGTCGTCAGTGCCGAGACGATCCTGGAGAAGGCGTGGGATGAGAACGCCAACCCCTTCACCGCCACGGTGAAAGTGACCATCAGCAACTTGCGCCGCAAGCTCGGCGAGCACAGCATCATCACCACGGTCCCGGGGGTCGGCTATGCCATCACAGACCACGACTGA
- a CDS encoding lysoplasmalogenase family protein, with the protein MQRGALLSPILWAFVPYAVMSLLHVALLAFDNPLATPTKLSLMPLLALPVLIAAPQLRPKATIAFLLTAIGASWLGDGAASYFPAAPELPLMLGFFGIAHLAYIALFLGLLKRRRLPWWTVIYVAWWIAMIATLGPHTGGLLVAVAAYGLVLAGTAAFAARCHPLIATGGAFFLASDTLLAFQLFLPDSLPAWSSPAIMLTYTLGQGLIVGGALLALHRRSTQS; encoded by the coding sequence ATGCAGCGCGGCGCCCTCCTTTCACCGATCCTGTGGGCGTTCGTTCCCTACGCGGTGATGTCGTTGCTCCACGTCGCACTGCTCGCCTTCGACAATCCACTCGCGACGCCGACCAAGCTCAGCCTCATGCCGCTGTTGGCACTTCCTGTTCTGATCGCAGCTCCACAACTGCGCCCGAAGGCAACGATCGCTTTCCTCCTCACCGCCATCGGCGCGTCGTGGCTCGGAGACGGCGCCGCCTCCTACTTCCCCGCGGCGCCCGAGCTGCCCCTCATGCTGGGATTCTTCGGCATCGCCCACCTCGCGTACATCGCCCTGTTTCTCGGCCTCCTGAAGCGCCGCAGACTCCCATGGTGGACCGTCATCTACGTCGCCTGGTGGATCGCCATGATCGCGACACTCGGCCCGCACACCGGCGGGCTCCTCGTCGCCGTTGCGGCTTACGGTCTCGTACTCGCCGGCACCGCCGCGTTTGCCGCACGGTGCCACCCGCTCATCGCCACAGGCGGAGCGTTCTTCCTCGCCAGCGACACGCTCCTCGCATTTCAGCTCTTTCTGCCCGACTCCCTGCCTGCGTGGAGCAGCCCTGCCATCATGCTGACCTATACGCTCGGACAAGGACTGATAGTCGGCGGCGCCCTCCTCGCCCTGCACAGACGGAGCACCCAATCATGA